A stretch of the Papaver somniferum cultivar HN1 chromosome 6, ASM357369v1, whole genome shotgun sequence genome encodes the following:
- the LOC113286375 gene encoding probable aminotransferase ACS10, producing MTQTHSKLSKEEQNIGGGGGGGGAGGRVTTDMRIIVPLQGVVQGRGGLVLGSIIPCALFYFLQLYLKRNRSSSSSSQPDDNNNSSPPNPLSPSPSSGQLSEVGSGLNRSLSRTHLMSPRSGGSVHISSRANSIVKSNDSAYYIGLSKSKEDPYDEVVNPNGFIQLGLAENKLSLDLVRDWLTENAKELVMGGNEELSISGIATYQPFGGHINVL from the exons ATGACCCAAACCCATTCCAAGCTTTCAAAAGAAGAGCAAAACatcggtggtggtggaggtggaggtggtgctgGAGGAAGAGTAACGACAGATATGAGAATCATAGTACCATTACAAGGTGTTGTACAAGGTAGAGGAGGTTTAGTCTTAGGTTCAATTATCCCTTGTGCTCTTTTCTACTTCTTACAGCTTTATCTCAAAAGAAaccgttcttcatcatcatcatctcaacCTGATGATAACAATAATTCTTCACCGCCTAATCCGTTATCACCGTCACCGTCCTCGGGACAACTGTCTGAAGTTGGTAGTGGATTGAATCGTTCATTATCTCGGACACATTTGATGTCTCCTAGAAGTGGTGGTTCTGTTCATATATCTTCTAGGGCTAATTCAATTGTGAAATCTAATGATTCTGCTTATTATATTGGACTGAGTAAATCTAAAGAAGATCCTTATGATGAGGTTGTCAATCCTAATGGGTTTATTCAACTTGGATTAGCTGAAAATAAG TTGTCATTGGATTTGGTTAGAGATTGGCTTACTGAGAATGCCAAGGAGTTGGTAATGGGTGGAAATGAGGAATTGAGTATAAGTGGGATTGCTACATATCAGCCTTTTGGTGGACACATCAATGTGCTGTGA